TGGACCGGGCGTAGCTCTTCATCTTGTTCCAACATGAAGTTTCCTTGTTTTCGATGCATACCATTCGCTACCAAATGAAAATATTTTTTGTGTTGTCTCCCTCAAGCAGGTTTTGTCACTGGCTATTTGATACGATTTTGTTCCTTTTCATGTCGGAGACGAGCTAAGCGCTTATGCTATCATGCCATCATGCACAAGGCGTTCATCCGACAAAACCGCGGCCTCTGATGTTCTTTTGTCATCGATTAGTTGTCAATAATTTTCAACAGTTCTTGTTTTTCTTCATCTGCTAAGCGCTCATCTACATCATGGTTAAGGGTTAAGGTCTACATCGTCGTCATGTGACAAGACCGTGACATCTGATTTGTTTTCCGTGTGATTGTCTTAGACGGCGTATCCTGGCTTGCCATTTTGCCACCGGGAAGTCCCATGTTCCTCCTGGACACAGCATTGGGGCACCATGTCAGAGGAACCTTCCTCGTGAGGCAGTCTAACTCAAATTTGTGAAGTGTTTACCGGCCATACCCTGTCTCCGGCGTCCGGCCCCGCCGCGTTTGCTCGCCGGCTTTGACCTCGGAGTCGTTCCACAAACAAGTTACGCCCACAACACAGCCAGCTTTGGTGTTATCCTGAACATAGGTGCCATCACCCTTACGTTGCGGGCAGTCTCCAAGGTCTTGGCCTGCAGGTCGTCACCTCTTGACTTTCGAGTTTTCATGGGTTTGACACGCTATAAAAAGGCTAGAGGGCAAACCTTCTCATCACCGCACCACCACCAAAGCAGAACCCTAACAAGCAACTCTCCACTAATCCGCCTATCATTCCTTCCTTCGCGCCGATTGACAACCTCTGCAATGGCGAAGAACCACGGAGCTGCCGCTCTCGTGATCGCGTCCCTTCTCGTCGCGGTCACCCTCGCCGACGCCAGGGTCGCCGTGCAGGTGCGCCGCGACCTGAACGAAGGTACGTGTCGATGGACTCCACCCAATCCATGGTATGGTAGCGTATGTGTTCCACGAACCAGTGATAACTGTACCTTACTACTGCAACTACATCTCGATCTGTACTCTGACTACTGGAACGAACGTACGTGCGTGCGATCGAGCTGCCGCAGGTCACGTGGTGCCGGCGAGCGACGCGAAGGCGGCGCCGGCGCTGACGTGCAGCAAGGTGCAGGGGCTGAAGGCGGGCGAGACCTGCTTCTCCGTCGCGCTGCTCGGAGGCCTGACCCTGGAGTCGTTCCTCGTCTGCAACCCCAACATCGACTGCGCCAAGACCTTCGTCGGCCAGTGG
The Triticum dicoccoides isolate Atlit2015 ecotype Zavitan chromosome 3A, WEW_v2.0, whole genome shotgun sequence genome window above contains:
- the LOC119272162 gene encoding uncharacterized protein LOC119272162, coding for MAKNHGAAALVIASLLVAVTLADARVAVQVRRDLNEGHVVPASDAKAAPALTCSKVQGLKAGETCFSVALLGGLTLESFLVCNPNIDCAKTFVGQWVCLRASTA